The Candidatus Margulisiibacteriota bacterium genome contains the following window.
GCCCAGAAAAAGATCGTCAGAGCACTGCCGATAATGATCATGAAAAGGACCAGTGGGTAACGGACCGCCGCTTCGATCGCCATCCATTTGCTGATCAGGAGACCGAACGGCAAGGCAAGCATCGAGATCATCCCGATGATCGCGATAGTCGTCGTCACCGGCATCTTGAACATGATCCCGCTCATATCCTCGATATCGCGGCTGCCGATCGTCTGCTCGATCGTACCGACGCAAAGGAAGAGCAAGGCTTTGGAGATCGCGTGGTAGCACAGGATCATGATCGCGGCGGCAAAAGCGAGCGGCGTATTGATCCCGGCGCAGGCGACGATCAAGCCGAGGTTGGCGATCGTCGAATAGGCCAGGACTTTTTTCCCGTTGCTCTGGCCGATCGCCAAAGCGGACGCCCCCATAAAGGTCAAGGCGCCGATGATCGCGATAATGTTCGCCAGCGGCGTGCCGATCATCGCCGGCGCGATCCTCAATATAATGTACGAACCGGCCTTGACCATGGTGCTGGAATGAAGAAGGGCGGAAACCGGGGTCGGCGCGACCATCGCCCCCAGCAGCCAGCTCTGGAACGGCAGTTGGGCTGATTTAGTAAAAGAAGCCAGACAGATCAGGGCCAGCGGGATCAACAATCCAGCGCTCATAATGCCGGAAAGACTTTCTCCCCCACCCTGGTACAAAGCGAGGACCGGAGCTAAGGCTAGCGCGGTCCCGCCGAAGATATTAATGTTGATCGCCCGGGTCGCGCTCTGTTTAGCTTCTTCAGTCCCATCGGTCCCGATGAGCATGAAAGAGCAAAGGGTGGTCGCTTCCCAGAAGATCGCCAGCCAGCGGAAATCGTTGGCCAGGACCAGGCCGTTCATAAAGCCCAGAAAAGCGATCAGAAAAAAGAAGAACTGCCCGAGCGGCGCGGCACTCTTCGGGGAATGTTCGGCATGCTTGGCCATGTAACCGATAGCGTAGATCAGGATCAGCGAACCAATGACCGAAATGATCAAAACCAGGATGATTGACAATGGGTCGATCACAAAGGTCGCGGCCTGCTCTTCGCCATGGCGGGGATAGAATTTTTCGACCAGGGCCAGGACCAACTGAACCCCGGCCAAACCAGCAACCAGCCAGTTGCGCCGATTAACCCCTATATATATGAAAAGGGAAATTAAGGCGAGTTCGATCAGGAAAGCCGGACCGGCGTAAGAAGCCGACAAAGAGAAGTTAAACGAACCCTGGAAAGGGAGAAGCAAGCCGAAAACAGCGGTCACCACCGCCGCGGCAATAATCAAGAAGTTGCGCAAGAGCGGGCCCTTGGCAAAATAGGCGGCCAGACCAAAAGCGATCGGCCCCAAAATTAGGAACGATAAAATCAGACCTTGCACTAACAATTACCTTTCTTAATTAAAAATTATGACTGCCTAATTATTAAGCAGCCATTCCCCATCGCAGGCACACAAGGGGCAATTGTAATGCCAAGACGGCCAATTGTCAACGCCGGGAAAGGCCGTCTTGTGTTTTGTCCGCTAATTTGTTAAAATAAATTGGCTTTTCTTGGGGCTTAATTTTAATTTTCGAAAGGAGAAAAAAATGTCTGAATCAAATGTTGTGCTTCCGGCCCTGCGAATGGTTGAAATGAATCTGCTCTGGTTCGTCTTCGGTTCCGCTATCATCGCTATCTTGTACGGGATCTATCTCGCTTGGAAGGTGCTCGACGCCCCGGCCGGCTCCAAAGAAATGGTGGAGGTCGCCAAAGCGATTCAGGACGGCTCCAGCGCCTATCTTTCCCGCCAATTCAAGGTCATGGGGATTTTTATCGCCTTGATCGGCATCGCCCTGTACTTCATTTACCTGCCGGTTTACGCCGGTAATCCAACCCTCCCGCTGGGGATCGCGATCGCCTTCTTGCTCGGTTCGATCGCCTCGGCCGGCGCCGGTTATGTCGGCATGAGCTTGGCGGTCCGGGCCAATGTTCGCGTAGCCAACGCCGCGTTGACCAGCTTTAAAAAAGCACTGGAAGTCGCCTTCCAGGCCGGGACGGTTTCCG
Protein-coding sequences here:
- a CDS encoding proton-conducting transporter membrane subunit, with translation MQGLILSFLILGPIAFGLAAYFAKGPLLRNFLIIAAAVVTAVFGLLLPFQGSFNFSLSASYAGPAFLIELALISLFIYIGVNRRNWLVAGLAGVQLVLALVEKFYPRHGEEQAATFVIDPLSIILVLIISVIGSLILIYAIGYMAKHAEHSPKSAAPLGQFFFFLIAFLGFMNGLVLANDFRWLAIFWEATTLCSFMLIGTDGTEEAKQSATRAININIFGGTALALAPVLALYQGGGESLSGIMSAGLLIPLALICLASFTKSAQLPFQSWLLGAMVAPTPVSALLHSSTMVKAGSYIILRIAPAMIGTPLANIIAIIGALTFMGASALAIGQSNGKKVLAYSTIANLGLIVACAGINTPLAFAAAIMILCYHAISKALLFLCVGTIEQTIGSRDIEDMSGIMFKMPVTTTIAIIGMISMLALPFGLLISKWMAIEAAVRYPLVLFMIIIGSALTIFFWA